From the genome of Pseudomonas sp. FP453:
TCAGCCTCCCGGCGAACTCGGTGATTACCCCGCATCCGGGCGAAGCCGCGCGCTTGTTGGGCCTTTCGACAGCCGAGGTTCAGGCCGACCGACTTAAGGTAGCGCGCGCGTTGAGCCAGAAATTCAATGCAGTGGCTATTCTCAAGGGGGCTGGCAGTTTGATTGCCTGCCCGGACGGGCGTATTGCGCGCTGTGACCAAGGCCATCCGGCGATGGCCACGGCCGGGCTGGGTGATGTGCTGGCCGGTCTGGTCGGGGCGTTGCTGGCCCAGGGCATGCCTGCCTATGAGGCAAGCTGCCTGGCCGTGTGGTTGCACGCCACGGCGGGCGATCGCCAGGGCAGCTTTGGTCGCGGGCTGGCGGCCAGCGACCTGATACCCGCCATTCGTCAATTGCTGGAGGAGCAGTCACCGTGTCTGAAGTAGTTCTTTTCCTCGCCGATGAAGACGCGATGGTTGCGTTCGGTCAGCGTATCGCCCAGGTGACGGCCGGCGCGGGGCTGATCTTTCTCGAAGGCGACCTGGGGGCGGGCAAGACCACCTTGTCCCGGGGGATTATTCGCGGGTTGGGCCATACGGGCGCGGTAAAAAGCCCGACGTTCACCCTGGTAGAGCCTTACGAGATTGGTGCGATCCGCGCCTTTCACTTCGACCTCTACCGCCTGGTGGACCCCGAAGAGCTGGAGTACATGGGCATCCGCGACTATTTCGATGAGGATGCGTTGTGCCTGATCGAGTGGCCAGATAAAGGCACAGGCTTTTTGCCAAAGCCGGACCTGACCATTACCATTACGCCGCATGACACAGGACGTCAGCTGAAGTTGTTGCCCCAGAGCGCGCGCGGCCAGTCGTGGTGCGCCGCTTTGGCATTGGAATTCAAATAATTGGTGGGGTTAGGTATGCGCTTTCGCGCGTTGGTTGCTGTCGTAGGGGTGTTGCTTGCGGCAATGACTGTCAATGCTCTGGCTGCTTCGCAGGTGAAAAGTGTGCGCCTGTGGCGAGCGCCGGATAACACGCGACTGGTGTTCGACCTGTCTGGTCCGGTCCAACACAGTGTCTTTACCCTGACGGCGCCCGATCGCCTGGTGATCGACATCAACGGTGCGACCCTGGCCGCGCCGCTGAAGGTCTCCACCGCCAACACCCCGATTACCGCCATGCGCTCGGCCCAGCGTACGCCGACCGACCTGCGGGTGGTCATCGACCTGAAAAAGACCGTCACTCCGAAAAGCTTCGTGCTGGCGCCGAACGCCCAGTACGGCAACCGTTTGGTGGTCGATCTGTTCGACAACGCTGCCGACGCCAACCCGCCGCCAGCGCCACCGCCAAGTGTCGCGACGGTGCCTGCGGTGCCGGTCAACCCGACACAGCCGCAGGTCAAGTTGCCGCCGCTGCCACCGGCCCCGGCGGGCAAGCGCGACATTATCGTGGTGATCGACGCCGGCCATGGCGGCGAAGACCCGGGCGCCTCGGGCTCGCGCGGCCAGCATGAAAAAGACGTGGTGCTGGCCATCGCCCGCGAACTGCAGCGCCAGGTCAACGGCATGAAGGGCTACCGCGCCGAGCTGACCCGCACCGGCGACTACTTCATCCCGCTGCGCGGGCGTACCGAGATCGCCCGCAAGAAGGGCGCCGACCTGTTCGTCTCCATCCACGCCGACGCCGCACCGTCCACCGCCGCGTTTGGCGCTTCGGTGTTTGCCCTGTCGGACCGTGGCGCCACGTCGGAGACCGCCCGTTGGCTGGCCGACAGCGAAAACCGTTCCGACCTGATCGGCGGGGCCGGCAACGTGTCCCTCGATGACAAGGACAAAATGCTCGCCGGCGTGCTGCTCGACCTGTCGATGACCGCCTCGCTGACTTCCAGCCTGAACGTCGGCCAGAAAGTCCTGAGCAACATCGGTCGGGTCACCTCGCTGCACAAACAGCGCGTGGAGCAGGCCGGGTTCATGGTGTTGAAGTCGCCGGACATCCCGTCGATCCTGGTGGAAACCGGCTTTATCTCCAACGCCAACGAAGCCTCGAAGCTGGCCAGCGCCAGTCACCAGCAGGCCTTGGCGCGTTCGATCAGCGCGGGTATCCGCCAGTTCTTCCAGCAGAACCCGCCGCCGGGCACGTATATCGCCTGGCTGCGCGACTCCGGCAAGATCGCCCAGGGCCCGCGTGACCATCGCGTGCAGCCGGGCGACACCCTGGCCATGCTGGCCGTGCGCTTCCAGGTGTCGGCCGCGACGTTGCGCAGCGCCAACAGCCTGAAGACCGATGAATTGAAAGTCGGCCAGGTGTTGACCATCCCCGGCACCGAATTGGCAGCACAGTAATGAGTGAATCAGTCTTGAACAACGGCTCGCGCATCGAGCTGCTCAGCCCGCGCCTGGCCAACCAGATTGCCGCCGGTGAGGTGGTTGAACGTCCGGCATCGGTGATCAAGGAGTTGCTGGAAAACAGCATCGACTCCGGCGCCAAGCGCATCGACGTGGACGTGGAGCAGGGCGGCGTCAAGCTGCTGCGGGTGCGTGACGACGGCAGCGGCATCTCTTCCGATGACCTGCCGCTGGCCCTGGCCCGTCACGCCACCAGCAAGATCCGCGACCTCGAAGACCTGGAGCGGGTGATGAGCCTGGGCTTTCGGGGTGAGGCGCTGGCGTCCATCAGCTCCGTGGCGCGCCTGACCTTGACCTCGCGCACCCGCAGTGCCGAACAGGCCTGGCAGGTGGAAACCGAGGGCCGCGACATGGCGCCTCGTGTGCAGCCGGCGGCGCATCCGGTGGGCACTTCGGTGGAAGTGCGCGACCTGTTCTTCAACACCCCGGCGCGGCGCAAATTCCTCAAGGCCGAAAAAACCGAATTCGATCACCTGCAAGAAGTGATCAAGCGCCTGGCCCTGGCGCGTTTCGATGTGGCGTTTCATTTGCGCCACAACGGCAAGACCATCCTCAGCCTGCACGAAGCCCACGACGAAGCTGCGCGTGCGCGCCGCGTTTCGGCGATTTGTGGCGCGGGCTTCCTGGAGCAGGCGCTGCCGATTGAAATCGAACGCAACGGTTTGCGCCTGTGGGGTTGGGTTGGCTTGCCGACGTTCTCCCGCAGCCAGGCGGACTTGCAGTATTTCTTCGTGAATGGTCGTGCAGTGCGCGACAAGCTGGTGGCCCACGCGGTGCGCCAGGCGTATCGCGACGTGCTGTTCAACGGGCGGCACCCGACGTTTGTGCTGTTCTTCGAGGTCGACCCCTCGGTGGTGGACGTCAACGTGCACCCGACCAAGCACGAAGTACGCTTCCGCGATGGCCGCATGGTGCATGACTTCCTCTATGGCACCTTGCACCGCACCTTGGGCGATGTGCGCCCGGATGATCATCTGGCGGCGCCGATCGTCACGGCCGTGGTGCGCCCGAGTGGGCCGGAGGCGGGTGAGTTTGGCCCTCAGGGCGAAATGAGCCTGGCCGGCAACCTGCTGCAATCGACGCCGCCGCAGCCATCGTTCGCGGCGCCGGGCAGCGGCGCGGGTGCGGGCTATCAATATCAATACACGCCGCGTCCGCAATCGGCCGTGCCGGTGGCTGAAGCGCAGGCGGCGTATCGCGAGTTTTTCGCGCCGTTGCCGGGCGCCGAGCCGGGTGCTGCGGTGGCCTTGCCGGAAGGTGGCGGTGATATTCCGCCGTTGGGTTACGCGCTGGCGCAGCTCAAGGGCATCTATATCCTTGCGGAAAACGCCCACGGCCTGGTGCTGGTGGACATGCACGCCGCCCACGAGCGGATCATGTACGAGCGCCTCAAGATCGCCATGGCCAGCGAAGGCCTCAGCGGCCAGCCGCTGCTGGTGCCGGAATCCCTGGCGGTCAGCCAGCGCGAAGCCGATTGCGCCGAAGAGCATGCCGCTGTGTTCCAGAAGCTCGGCTTTGAGCTGCAACGCCTGGGCCCGGAAACCCTGGCCATCCGCCAGATCCCGGCGCTGCTCAAGCAGGCCGAGGCCAACCGCCTGGTCGCCGACGTGCTCGCCGACCTGATGGAATACGGCACCAGCGACCGCGTGCAGGCGCATATCAACGAGCTGCTCGGCACCATGGCCTGCCACGGCGCCATCCGCGCCAACCGCCGCTTGGCCCTGCCGGAAATGAACGGGTTGCTGCGCGACATGGAAAACACCGAGCGCAGCGGGCAATGCAACCATGGCCGACCGACCTGGACCCAAATGGGCCTGGACGATCTGGACAAACTGTTCTTGCGCGGTCGCTGATGAGTGCCTTGCCCCCCGCGATCTTCCTGATGGGCCCCACGGCCGCAGGCAAGACCGACTTGGCCATCGAGCTGAGCAAAGTGTTGCCGTGCGAGTTGATCAGCGTCGACTCTGCCCTGGTTTACCGGGACATGGACATCGGCACGGCCAAGCCGTCCAAGGAGCTGTTGGCCCAGTATCCGCACAAGCTGATCGACATCATCGACCCGGCCGAGAGCTATTCGGCGGCGGATTTCCGCACCGACGCCCTGGCCGCCATGGCCGAGATCACCGCACGCGGCAATATTCCGCTGCTGGTGGGCGGTACGATGCTCTATTACAAGGCTTTGCAGGAAGGCCTGGCGGATATGCCGGCGGCCGACCCCCAGGTGCGCGCCGAGCTTGAGGAAGAGGCTGCGCGCCTTGGCTGGCAAGCCTTGCACGACCAATTGGCAGCCATTGACCCGGTATCCGCCGCGCGCATTCACCCCAATGACCCGCAGCGTCTCAGCCGTGCGTTGGAAGTCTGGCGTGTGAGCGGCCAGACCATGACTGAACATCGGCTGAAACAAACTGCGCAAAGTGCCGACGCAGGCGCATCTGGACGGTCACAATTGCCCTATACTGTGGCGAATCTGGCCATTGCCCCGGCGAATCGCCAGGTGCTGCATGACCGTATTGCACAAAGATTCACAATTATGTTGGAACAGGGGTTCGTGGACGAGGTCGTAGCACTGCGTTCCAGAGGTGACCTGCATCTAGGGTTGCCTTCGATACGTGCTGTAGGCTATCGCCAAGTCTGGGATCATCTGGATGGCAAGCTGACGTCAGCCGAAATGCAGGAACGCGGCATCATAGCCACGCGCCAATTGGCGAAGCGCCAGTTCACCTGGCTGCGCAGCTGGAGCGATTTGCACTGGCTGGACAGCCTGGACAGCGACAATCTGTCACGCGCCTTGAAATACTTGGGAACGGTCTCCATATTGAGCTGAGTCCTTGCAATTGCCGTCTATCCTTGGGGGTGTGACGGCCTTGAGCTATCTATTTTCCGATTTTTTATTATTGATCCTTAAAGGAGTGCGGCACATGTCAAAAGGGCATTCGCTACAAGACCCTTACTTGAATACTTTACGTAAAGAGAAAGTGGGGGTTTCCATCTACCTGGTCAACGGTATCAAGCTGCAAGGCACGATCGAGTCGTTCGACCAGTTCGTGATCCTGCTGAAAAACACCGTCAGCCAGATGGTCTACAAGCACGCTATCTCGACAGTCGTTCCAGTGCGTCCAATCCGTCTGCCAAGCGCAGCGGGTGATGAAGCAGCTGACGCTGAGCCAGGTAACGCCTGATAGGAGTCTCCTTTGTTCTTTGAGCGCCACGGTGGTGGTGAGCGGGTAATCCTCGTTCACTTGGATGGACAGGACCCTGAGGCGCGCGAAGATCCGCAGGAGTTTCAGGAGTTGGCGAATTCGGCCGGCGCCGAGACCGTTGCGTTTTTTAACGTACCGCGTCATCGGCCAACCGCCAAATTCCTGATTGGCAGCGGCAAGGTCGAGGAATTACGCGACCTGGTCCACGCCGAAGAAGCCGATCTGGTGATCTTCAATCACGTCCTCACGCCCAGTCAGGAACGTAACCTCGAACGTGTGTTCGAGTGTCGCGTGATCGACCGTACCGGTCTGATTCTCGATATTTTCGCCCAACGCGCCCGTACCCATGAAGGCAAGCTCCAGGTTGAACTGGCCCAGCTTGACCACATGAGCACCCGGCTGGTTCGCGGCTGGACTCACCTTGAGCGTCAAGGTGGCGGTATCGGCATGCGTGGCCCGGGTGAAACCCAGCTGGAAACCGACCGCCGCCTGCTGCGGGTGCGCCTGCGCCAGATCAAGGGCCGCCTCGAGAAAGTGCGCAGCCAGCGCGAGCAATCGCGCCGTGGTCGTTCCCGCGCGGATATCCCTACCGTGTCCCTGGTGGGGTATACCAACGCCGGCAAGTCCACGCTGTTCAACAACGTGACCAAATCCGACGTCTACGCGGCCGACCAGTTGTTCGCCACGCTCGACCCGACCCTGCGCCGTCTGGATCTGGACGACCTGGGGCCGATTGTCCTGGCCGACACCGTGGGTTTCATTCGTCACTTGCCCCACAAGCTGGTCGAGGCATTTCGGTCTACGCTCGAAGAGTCGAGCAATTCCGACCTGCTGTTGCACGTGATCGATGCGGCCGAACCGGATCGCATGTTGCAGATCGAGCAGGTGATGCTGGTGCTGGGCGAGATTGGTGCCCAGGACTTGCCGATCCTCGAGGTCTATAACAAACTCGATTTGCTTGAAGGCGTTGAGCCACAAATCCAGCGCGATGAGAACGGCAAGCCCCAGCGGGTCTGGCTGTCGGCGCGTGATGGCAGTGGTCTGGAGCTGCTTGAACAAGCCATTGCCGAGTTGCTTGGCAGTGATTTGTTCGTCGGCACCTTGCGCTTGCCCCAGCGTTTTGCTCGACTGCGTGCACAGTTCTTCGAGCTGGGCGCAGTACAGAAAGAAGAATACGACGAAGAAGGTGTCAGCTTGCTGGCCGTTCGATTGCCGCGCACGGAGCTTAATCGGCTGGTCAGTCGTGAAGGCGTTGTACCGACAGAGTTCATCGAACAACACACTTTGCAATAAAAGCCTCCGAAAGCGGTTGTGCCGCAGTAGCAGGCATTCTGTAGCATTGGTCGGCGCGCCGTGGGTGCGTCTTTGCTTTATCAGATGGAGAGCGCTATGGCTTGGAATGAGCCGGGTGGCAACTCGAATAATCAGGATCCTTGGGGTGGTAAACGCCGCAATAATGGCGACCGCAAGGGGCCACCAGATCTCGACGAGGCCTTCCGAAAGCTGCAGGAAAGCCTGAATGGGTTGTTCGGTGGTGGAAAAAAACGTGGTGGTGACGATGGCGGTCGCACAAGCAAGGGCGGCGGCTATGGCCTGCTGGGCCTGGGTCTTGTCGTGCTGGCGTCCGTCTGGCTGTACAGCGCCGTCTATGTCGTGGACGAGCAGGAACAAGCCGTGGTGCTGCGCTTCGGCAAGTACTACGAGACTGTCGGCCCGGGCCTGAACATCTACTTCCCGCCGATCGACAAGAAGTACATGGAAAACGTCACGCGTGAGCGTGCCTATACCAAGCAGGGCCAGATGCTGACCGAAGACGAGAACATCGTCGAAGTGCCGCTGACCGTGCAGTACAAGATCAGCAACCTGCAAGACTTCGTGCTGAACGTCGATCAGCCTGAAGTCAGCCTGCAGCACGCGACCGAAAGCGCCCTGCGCCATGTGGTGGGTTCCACCGCCATGGACCAGGTGCTGACCGAAGGTCGTGAACTGATGGCCAGCGAAATCAAGGAACGCCTGCAGCGTTTCCTCGATACCTATCGCACCGGTATCACCGTGACCCAGGTGAACGTACAGAGCGCAGCGGCACCGCGTGAAGTGCAGGAAGCCTTCGATGACGTGATCCGCGCCCGTGAAGACGAGCAGCGTTCGCGCAACCAGGCTGAAACCTACGCCAACGGCGTCGTGCCGGAAGCCCGTGGTCAGGCCCAGCGTATCCTTGAGGATGCCAACGGTTACCGTGACGAAGTGGTCTCCCGCGCCAAGGGTGAAGCAGATCGCTTTACCAAACTGGTCGCCGAGTACCGCAAGGCACCGGAAGTTACCCGTGAGCGTCTGTACCTGGACACCATGCAGGAAGTCTTCAGCAACACCAGCAAGGTTCTCGTGACCGGCAACAAAGGTGGGCAGAACAACCTGCTGTACCTGCCGCTGGACAAGATGATCGAAGGTGGTCGTAGCAGCACCAGCGCACCGGCCACCGGTTCGACAGCCGCTGCCAACGAAGCGAGCGCCCGTGCGGCCGCTGACTTGCTGCAACAGCAAACACGTAGCAGGGAGAGTCGTTGATGAGCAATAAATCGCTGACCGCCCTGATTGTGGGCGTCGTCGTGGTCATCGCGGCCTGGAACTGCTTCTACATCGTGTCTCAGACCGAGCGCGCGGTGATGCTGCAATTCGGTCGCGTGGTCCAGGCAGATGTCCAGCCGGGCCTGCATGTGAAAGTCCCCTTCGTCAACCAGGTGCGCAAGTTCGATGCGCGCCTGATGACCCTGGATGCACCGACGCAGCGCTTCCTGACCCTGGAAAAGAAAGCCGTGATGGTTGACGCCTACGCCAAGTGGCGCGTCAAGGATGCCGAGCGTTTCTACACGGCAACCTCGGGTATCAAGCAACTCGCCGACGATCGTTTGTCGCGTCGTCTTGAGTCGGGCCTGCGTGACCAGTTTGGTAAGCGCACCCTGCACGAGGTGGTGTCCGGTGAACGTGACGCGCTGATGGCTGACATCACACGTTCGTTGAATGCAATGGCGGAAAAAGAGCTGGGCATCGAAGTAGTCGATGTTCGGGTCAAGGCCATTGATCTGCCGAAGGAAGTGAACCGCAGCGTCTTTGAGCGTATGAGCACCGAGCGTGAGCGTGAGGCTCGTGAGCACCGCGCCAAGGGTAACGAGCTGGCCGAGGGTATCCGTGCGGATGCCGACCGTCAGCGTCGTGTACTGCTGGCAGAAGCCTATCGCGAGTCCGAAGTGGCCCGTGGTGATGGTGATGCCCAGGCCGCCGCGATCTACGCCAAGGCCTACGGCCAGGACCAGGAGTTCTACGCGTTCTACCGTAGCCTGCGCGCCTACCGTGAAAGCTTCGCGAACAAAACCGACGTCATGGTGCTGGACCCAAGTAGCGATTTCTTCCGCTACCTGGAAAAATCCAAGTAATCAGCTCGTCACTGGGTAGGACGCACTCCGTCGGGCGGCTAAAACGCCTGGCGGGGTGATCCTTTCAGAAAACGGGTGTATGATGCGGCAGCCGGGAAATTCCCGGCTTTTTTGCGTCTGCATGTTTGATTCGGCAGGCGTGACAGGTTTTTCGAGGAAAGTGCCCGACGAGGCCGATTACAGGCCGTTCGTCACGTCGCTCTTGCGCGTGGTTTATGCAGGGGGCGGGTATTTTCTGCTTCACTCAAGGCTCGGCCGAGGGCTGGCCGCCCGGATCAAAGGGGATTGGCGTAATGGCAACGGTAGACCGCTGGCTGCTGCCAGATGGCATCGAAGAAGTACTGCCACCAGAAGCTGCGCGCATTGAAGTAGCGCGTCGCCAGGTGTTGGATCTGTTCCAGAGCTGGGGTTACGAGTTTGTCGTGACCCCCCATATCGAGTACCTGGAATCCCTGCTGACCGGCGCGGGCCAGGACCTGGATCTGCGCACCTTCAAGGTCATCGACCCGCAATCGGGCCGGCAAATGGGTTTCCGTGCCGACATCACGCCGCAAGTGGCGCGCATCGATGCGCACACCCTGCGTCGCGAAGGCCCGAGCCGCCTGTGCTACGCCGGCAGCGTGCTGCATGCGCAGCCGCGTGCATTGTCGTCTTCCCGTAGCCCGATCCAGTTGGGCGCCGAGTTGTACGGTGATGCGAGCCCGAGCAGTGACGTTGAAGTGATCAGCTTGATGCTGGCCATGCTGCAACTGGCTGACGTGCCGGATGTCCACATGGATCTGGGCCACGTCGGTATCTACCGTGGCCTGGCGCGTGCGGCCGGCTTGTCCGGTGAAGTGGAACAACAGCTGTTCGATGCCCTGCAACGCAAGGCCATCGATGAAGTGATCGCCTTGACCGAAGGCGTGCCGGCGGACTTGGCCGAGATGCTGCGTGCACTGGTCAACCTGTGCGGCGGTCGTGAAGTGCTGGCAGCGGCGCGCGAGCGTCTGGCCAAGGCGCCGGCGCCGGTACTGGCTGCGCTGGACGACCTGCTGGCAATTGCCGAGCGGTTGTCGGCGCGCTTCCCGGAGCTGCCGCTGTACTTTGACCTGGGTGAGTTGCGCGGCTACCACTACCACACCGGTGTGGTGTTCGCGGTGTTTGTACCGGGCGTTGGCCAAGCCATCGCCCAAGGCGGTCGTTATGACGACATCGGCGCCGACTTCGGTCGCGCCCGTCCGGCGACTGGCTTCTCTACCGATTTGAAAACCCTGGTGACCCTGGGGCGTGCTGAGGTCGAGCTACCGTCTGGTGGCATCTGGATGCCCGACAGTACGGACGCAGCACTCTGGCAGCAGGTTTGCCAGTTGCGCAGTGAGGGTCAGCGTGTCGTCCAGGCCTTGCCTGGGCAGCCATTGGCCGCCGCCCGTGAAGCGGACTGCGACCGGCAATTGATTCAGCAGAACGGGCTTTGGCAAGTATCGCCACTGGCTTCTTGAGTTTTCCTGCCGGCCATCGCCGGCACCAAGTTTGCGCGAATGAGGACAAGTGTTATGGGTAAGAATGTCGTAGTCCTGGGCACCCAATGGGGTGATGAGGGCAAAGGCAAGATCGTTGATCTGCTGACCGAACATGCTGCCGCCGTAGTGCGCTACCAAGGTGGCCACAACGCTGGCCACACCCTGGTCATCGATGGCGAAAAAACCGTCTTGCACCTGATCCCGTCGGGCGTGCTGCGCGAAGGCGTGCAGTGCCTGATCGGCAACGGCGTGGTGGTTGCACCTGACGCCCTGCTGCGCGAGATCATCAAGCTGGAAGAGAAAGGCGTACCGGTGCGCGAGCGCCTGCGTATCAGCCCGTCCTGCCCGCTGATCCTGTCCTTCCACGTTGCGCTGGACCAGGCCCGTGAAAAGGCCCGTGGCGAGCTGAAGATCGGGACTACCGGTCGCGGCATCGGCCCGGCGTACGAAGACAAGGTTGCACGTCGTGGCCTGCGTGTGGGCGACCTGCTCAACATGCCGCGCTTTGAAGACAAGCTGCGTGAACTGGTGGATTACCACAACTTCATGCTGGTCGGTTACTACAAAGAGCCAGCCATCGAATTCGACAAGACCCTGGCCGAGTGCAAGGAATACGCCGAGCTGCTCAAGCCGCTGATGCTGGACGTGACCGCTGAGCTGCACGACCTGCGTCGCGCCGGCAAAGACATCATGTTCGAAGGCGCCCAAGGCTCCCTGCTGGACATCGACCACGGCACCTACCCGTACGTGACCAGCTCCAACACCACCGCTGGCGGCGTTGCCACCGGTTCCGGCGTTGGCCCGATGTTCCTGGACTACATCCTCGGCATCACCAAGGCCTACACCACCCGTGTAGGTTCGGGTCCGTTCCCGACTGAGCTGTTCGACGACGTTGGCGCGCACCTGGCCAAGCAAGGCCACGAGTTCGGCGCAACCACCGGCCGTGCCCGTCGTTGCGGCTGGTTCGACGCCGTTATCCTGCGTCGCGCTATCGATGTGAACAGCATCTCGGGCATCTGCCTGACCAAGCTGGACGTACTCGACGGCCTGGAAACCATCAATATCTGCGTCGGCTACAAAGACGCCAACGGTAATGATGTTGCCCCGACCGACGCCGACAGCTACGTAGGCCTGCAGCCTGTGTACGAAGAAGTGCCGGGCTGGACCGAATCGACCGTGGGCGCCAAGACCCTGGAAGAACTGCCAGCGAACGCCCGTGCCTACATCAAGCGTGTTGAAGCGCTGATCGGCGCACCGATCGACATTATTTCGACGGGCCCGGACCGCAACGAGACCATCGTTCTGCGTCACCCGTTCGCGTAATAAGCTGTTGATGTAAAAAGCAAAGGGCTCCTTCGGGAGCCCTTTGTCGTTTCTGCCGTCCGGGCGGCACGACCTTTG
Proteins encoded in this window:
- a CDS encoding adenylosuccinate synthase — encoded protein: MGKNVVVLGTQWGDEGKGKIVDLLTEHAAAVVRYQGGHNAGHTLVIDGEKTVLHLIPSGVLREGVQCLIGNGVVVAPDALLREIIKLEEKGVPVRERLRISPSCPLILSFHVALDQAREKARGELKIGTTGRGIGPAYEDKVARRGLRVGDLLNMPRFEDKLRELVDYHNFMLVGYYKEPAIEFDKTLAECKEYAELLKPLMLDVTAELHDLRRAGKDIMFEGAQGSLLDIDHGTYPYVTSSNTTAGGVATGSGVGPMFLDYILGITKAYTTRVGSGPFPTELFDDVGAHLAKQGHEFGATTGRARRCGWFDAVILRRAIDVNSISGICLTKLDVLDGLETINICVGYKDANGNDVAPTDADSYVGLQPVYEEVPGWTESTVGAKTLEELPANARAYIKRVEALIGAPIDIISTGPDRNETIVLRHPFA